A stretch of Babesia bigemina genome assembly Bbig001, chromosome : III DNA encodes these proteins:
- a CDS encoding ribosomal protein L24e, putative yields MATVTTTIKTELCSFSDYRVYPGRGQKFVARDGKVYFFLTSKAASLHKQRVKPAKVKWTPSWRKANKKFQTVVSHRRRSKKAAKYQKAFLGLSLDELKAKRATATKSDSKLAEWSLAVPPASDLVPFAQQRSVSCVAVAAVTTSNISTRSRGTSWSTSLTRSQNPKQAMLAEAKEKAKKLKGGAPKPAGAVPAKQVPIPKKITKTAMRK; encoded by the exons ATGGCGACGGTAACCACCACGATTAAGACCGAGCTCTGCTCGTTCAGCGACTACAGGGTTTACCCCGGCCGCGGCCAGAAGTTTGTGGCGCGCGATGGGAAGGTCTACTTCTTCCTCACCTCCAAGGCTGCCTCCCTgcacaagcagcgtgtGAAGCCGGCCAAGGTCAAGTGGACTCCG AGCTGGAGGAAGGCCAACAAGAAGTTCCAGACGGTGGTGtcccaccgccgccgctcCAAGAAGGCCGCCAAGTACCAGAAGGCCTTCTTGGGCCTGAGCCTTGACGAGCTCAAGGCCAAGCGTGCGACCGCCACCAAGTCTGACTCGAAGCTG GCAGAGTGGTCCTTGGCGGTTCCCCCCGCCTCCGACCTAGTGCCCTTCGCACAGCAACGCTCCGTGTCGTGTGTGGCCGTGGCCGCCGTGACTACGAGCAACATTTCGACCCGTTCCCGGGGAACCTCGTGGTCGACGTCACTCACACGCTCGCAGAACCCCAAGCAGGCTATGCTCGCCGAGGCCAAGGAGAAGGCCAAGAAGCTCAAGGGCGGTGCGCCCAAGCCCGCTGGCGCCGTTCCCGCCAAGCAGGTCCCCATTCCCAAGAAGATCACCAAGACCGCCATGCGCAAGTAA
- a CDS encoding DNA-binding protein: MEKLDFSQAAQNAQAIPHNQQEKQMQEEAKREGILEARRMTMRTLLTVDAQERLNRISMVKPEKAAQIENYLMQTAFRAGRSHKMDDAELKNLIELVEAKGQRLGHMQSHMLA; this comes from the exons ATGGAGAAGCTGGATTTCAGCCAGGCGGCGCAGAACGCGCAGGCTATTCCCCACAACCAGCAGGAG AAGCAGATGCAAGAGGAGGCCAAGCGCGA GGGCATCTTGGAGGCCAGGCGCATGACCATGCGCACGCTGCTCACTGTGGACGCACAGGAAAGAC TTAACCGCATCTCAATGGTCAAGCCGGAGAAGGCTGCCCAAATCGAGAACTACCTCATGCAG ACGGCCTTTAGAGCCGGTAGGAGCCACAAAATGGACGACGCCGAGCTGAAAAATCTCATCGAG TTGGTGGAAGCGAAGGGGCAGCGCCTCGGGCATATGCAGTCGCATATGTTGGCGTAA
- a CDS encoding 40S ribosomal protein S27, putative → MEFDCLHVDPKEEAKKHKLKRLVQNPNSFFMDVRCPGCLTITTVFSHAQTAVICGSCNVVLSEPTGGKCRLTKGCSFRRKVE, encoded by the exons ATGGAGTTCGACTGCCTTCACGTGGACCCCAAGGAGGAGGCCAAGAAGCACAAGCTTAAGAGGCTGGTGCAGAACCCTAACTCGTTCTTCATGGACGTGCGCTGCCCTGGCTGTCTCACTATCACCACCGTCTTCAGCCACGCCCAGACCGCCGTCATTTGCGGCAG CTGCAACGTTGTCCTCTCCGAGCCCACCGGCGGCAAGTGCAGGCTCACCAAGGGCTGCTCCTTCCGCAGGAAGGTTGAGTAA